In Pedobacter sp. WC2423, the following are encoded in one genomic region:
- a CDS encoding helix-turn-helix domain-containing protein: protein MPIIVNVDVMLARRKMQSKDLAEKLGITAANFSILKTGKAKGIRFDTLSAICKILDCQPGDILEHIPD from the coding sequence ATGCCAATTATTGTTAATGTTGACGTGATGCTGGCCAGGCGTAAGATGCAGAGTAAGGATCTGGCAGAGAAGTTGGGCATTACCGCTGCAAATTTTTCTATTCTTAAAACCGGCAAAGCTAAAGGCATCAGGTTTGACACCTTGTCTGCTATCTGCAAAATACTGGATTGCCAGCCTGGTGATATATTGGAACATATACCGGATTAA